A section of the Streptomyces xinghaiensis S187 genome encodes:
- a CDS encoding ubiquitin-like protein Pup, with amino-acid sequence MATKDTGGGQQKATRSTQETEETTQEAEASEDLKERQEKLSDDVDSVLDEIDDVLEENAEDFVRSFVQKGGE; translated from the coding sequence ATGGCGACGAAGGACACCGGCGGCGGCCAGCAGAAGGCCACGCGTTCCACACAGGAGACCGAGGAGACCACGCAGGAGGCGGAGGCCTCGGAAGACCTCAAGGAGCGCCAGGAGAAGCTGTCCGACGACGTGGACTCCGTCCTGGACGAGATCGACGACGTCCTGGAGGAGAACGCCGAGGACTTCGTGCGCAGCTTCGTGCAGAAGGGCGGCGAGTAG
- the prcB gene encoding proteasome subunit beta encodes MEANPRKPGRLPAAFLTPGSSSFMDFLAEHEPELLPGRRPLPPVQGAIEAPHGTTIVAASFPGGVVLAGDRRATMGNIIAQRDIEKVFPADEYSAVGIAGTAGLAVEMVKLFQLELEHFEKVEGTQLSLEGKANRLSTMIRGNLGMALQGLAIIPLFAGWDTDREKGRIFSYDITGGRSEERGYAATGSGSVFARGALKKLYREDLTERQALTLVVQALYDAADDDSATGGPDMARRIYPVVTVITDEGFRRLPEDESSEISRAVHERRLEEPDGPRAALL; translated from the coding sequence GTGGAAGCCAACCCTCGCAAGCCCGGGCGTCTGCCGGCTGCCTTCCTGACCCCGGGGTCCTCCTCCTTCATGGACTTTCTCGCCGAGCACGAGCCGGAGCTGCTCCCCGGCCGCCGGCCGCTGCCCCCGGTGCAGGGCGCGATCGAGGCGCCGCACGGCACGACGATCGTCGCGGCGTCGTTCCCCGGCGGCGTGGTGCTCGCCGGTGACCGGCGGGCCACGATGGGCAACATCATCGCCCAGCGCGACATCGAGAAGGTCTTCCCCGCCGACGAGTACAGCGCCGTCGGCATCGCGGGCACGGCCGGGCTCGCGGTCGAGATGGTCAAGCTCTTCCAGCTGGAGCTCGAGCACTTCGAGAAGGTCGAGGGCACGCAGCTCTCCCTGGAGGGCAAGGCCAACCGGCTCTCCACGATGATCCGCGGCAACCTCGGCATGGCCCTGCAGGGCCTGGCCATCATCCCGCTCTTCGCCGGCTGGGACACCGACCGCGAGAAGGGCCGGATCTTCAGCTACGACATCACGGGCGGCCGCTCCGAGGAGCGCGGATACGCCGCCACCGGCTCGGGCTCCGTCTTCGCCCGCGGCGCCCTCAAGAAGCTCTACCGTGAGGACCTGACCGAACGCCAGGCCCTCACTCTGGTCGTACAGGCTCTCTACGACGCCGCGGACGACGACTCGGCGACCGGCGGACCGGACATGGCCCGCCGCATCTACCCCGTTGTCACGGTCATCACCGACGAGGGCTTCCGGCGGCTCCCGGAGGACGAGTCCTCCGAGATCTCGCGCGCGGTCCACGAGCGCCGGCTCGAGGAGCCGGACGGCCCCCGGGCCGCGCTCCTCTGA